The following proteins are encoded in a genomic region of Cryptomeria japonica chromosome 11, Sugi_1.0, whole genome shotgun sequence:
- the LOC131034517 gene encoding cysteine-rich repeat secretory protein 55 gives MQIQYNARYVQFFCVVLLLCVVRSAAIDVYMCDPNNHTSAEFQSNMNIVLNTLVNNTSVSNGFNTSTFGQSPDRAYGLLQCWRDATVEECLSCSQEANSRVRRLCGNALGGRTWRDKCFIHYENYSFFGILDTQTRIGYNLGKVTDDPDVFRTAVKELFTNLSDAALQSPFRYSSGATTTSTFYRIYSLVLCWSDLISDGDCKTCLTNAISQLLSVTFRGNETFQGGGAGSGSCYARYETYPFFNPAPRPLSPTPI, from the coding sequence ATGCAGATCCAATACAATGCAAGATATGTACAGTTTTTCTGTGTCGTTCTCCTATTATGCGTGGTTCGCAGTGCAGCTATAGATGTGTATATGTGCGACCCCAATAACCATACAAGTGCTGAATTCCAGAGTAATATGAACATAGTTCTTAATACTCTTGTAAACAATACATCAGTATCAAACGGTTTCAATACATCTACCTTTGGGCAAAGTCCAGACAGAGCTTATGGTCTCCTCCAATGTTGGAGAGACGCAACTGTAGAGGAATGCCTCAGCTGCTCACAAGAGGCAAATAGCAGAGTTCGCCGCCTTTGTGGAAATGCCTTAGGCGGTAGAACTTGGCGTGACAAGTGCTTCATACACTACGAGAACTATTCCTTCTTCGGAATACTTGATACGCAGACAAGAATTGGCTACAATTTAGGGAAGGTCACCGATGACCCTGATGTGTTTAGGACGGCAGTTAAGGAGCTTTTCACAAATCTGTCAGATGCAGCCCTTCAATCCCCATTTCGATATTCTTCTGGAGCAACAACTACATCTACATTTTATCGGATATACAGTCTGGTTCTATGTTGGAGTGATTTAATATCTGATGGGGACTGCAAAACATGTTTAACAAATGCAATTAGTCAACTGTTATCTGTGACTTTTCGGGGCAATGAGACTTTTCAGGGAGGAGGGGCCGGTTCCGGAAGTTGCTATGCTCGCTACGAAACGTACCCGTTCTTCAATCCTGCACCTCGACCGCTTTCTCCAACACCAATTTAG